The Alnus glutinosa chromosome 7, dhAlnGlut1.1, whole genome shotgun sequence genome includes a region encoding these proteins:
- the LOC133872889 gene encoding ubiquitin-conjugating enzyme E2 2-like encodes MSTSARKRLMRDFKRLQQDPPAGISGAPQDNNIMLWNAVIFGPDETSWDGGTFKLTLQFIEDYPNKPPTVRFVSRMFHPNIYADGSICLDILQNQWSPIYDVAAILTSIQSLLCDPNPNSPANSEAARMFSENRREYNRRVREIVEQSWTAD; translated from the exons ATGTCGACCTCCGCAAGGAAGCGGCTGATGAGAGATTTCAAGCGGCTTCAGCAGGATCCACCTGCTGGCATCAGTGGGGCCCCTCAGGACAACAACATCATGCTCTGGAACGCTGTCATTTTTGG GCCTGACGAGACCTCTTGGGATGGAG GTACGTTCAAGCTGACTCTGCAATTCATAGAGGATTATCCAAATAAACCTCCAACCGTTCGGTTTGTCTCACGGATGTTTCACCCAAATA TTTATGCAGATGGAAGTATTTGCTTGGATATTTTACAAAATCAGTGGAGTCCTATATATGATGTTGCAGCTATACTCACTTCTATTCAG TCCCTGCTCTGTGATCCAAATCCGAACTCTCCTGCAAACTCGGAAGCAGCTCGCATGTTCAGCGAGAATAGGCGGGAATACAACCGAAGAGTGCGTGAAATAGTGGAGCAGAGCTGGACAGCTGACTGA